One Halomonas sp. M4R1S46 genomic window carries:
- a CDS encoding M14 family metallopeptidase, producing the protein MPQPHQDGRFRHEYLSHKALGRQLEAWAEAHPELAHLRSIGTTPQGREIWVLTIGPEPDRRRPGVWVDGNMHGTELAGSSVALAIAEAVLALHLDSEALADDWPEPQREALREVLFYICPRVSPDGAEQVLTQGGFVRSVPRRHSDSPERPRWYAQDLDGDGRCRYLRQADPAGDFVASACYPGLMLPRRVDDPPPYWRLYPEGAIEHWDGQTIPEPDWLADTPDFNRQFPWGWQPEPEQLGAGQRPGAEPETHAVIDFALHHPNLYAWLNLHTFGGVFIRPLSHGPDSRMAPADLALYRQLADWGEARVGYPTVSSFEEFCYEPETPLHGDLIDFAYHQRGCVAIVCELWDLFRRLGRPAPARFIDHYTSFDREALEGLARWDLSENRRRLFGDWRPLVHPQLGQVEVGGLDPVCGLWNPPPEALPGLCDALVAYWLRVAAMLPRLVIEHLNLTPLGPRQHLLELTAANHGYLPTHGVQAARKRPWNGGVVAWASPLGCRLHVSSQARQELGHLDGWGRGQGDAAHMPWFQRSRGNSHQARARWLIEGEGEVTVRVESPRLGGITRRLPVEDIR; encoded by the coding sequence ATGCCCCAGCCTCACCAGGATGGCCGTTTTCGCCATGAGTACCTGAGCCACAAGGCACTCGGCCGCCAGCTCGAGGCCTGGGCCGAGGCTCACCCCGAGCTCGCCCACCTTCGCAGCATCGGCACGACACCACAGGGCCGCGAGATCTGGGTGCTGACCATCGGCCCGGAGCCCGACCGCCGGCGCCCCGGCGTCTGGGTGGATGGCAACATGCACGGCACCGAGCTGGCCGGCTCCAGCGTCGCCCTGGCCATCGCCGAGGCCGTCCTCGCCCTGCACCTCGACTCCGAGGCGCTGGCCGACGACTGGCCCGAGCCGCAGCGCGAGGCCCTGCGCGAGGTGCTGTTCTACATCTGCCCCCGGGTCTCGCCCGACGGGGCCGAGCAGGTGCTGACCCAAGGCGGCTTCGTGCGCTCGGTACCGCGCCGCCATTCCGACAGCCCCGAGCGGCCCCGCTGGTATGCCCAGGACCTCGACGGCGACGGCCGCTGCCGCTACCTGCGCCAGGCCGATCCGGCCGGCGACTTCGTGGCCTCGGCCTGCTACCCCGGGCTGATGCTGCCGCGCCGGGTGGACGATCCGCCGCCCTACTGGCGACTCTACCCGGAGGGCGCCATCGAACACTGGGATGGCCAGACGATCCCCGAGCCGGACTGGCTGGCCGATACCCCCGACTTCAACCGCCAGTTTCCCTGGGGCTGGCAGCCGGAGCCCGAACAGCTCGGCGCCGGCCAGCGGCCCGGCGCCGAGCCGGAGACCCACGCCGTCATCGACTTCGCCCTGCACCACCCCAACCTCTACGCCTGGCTGAACCTGCACACCTTCGGCGGGGTCTTCATCCGCCCCCTCTCCCACGGCCCGGACAGCCGGATGGCCCCGGCCGACCTGGCGCTCTATCGCCAGCTCGCCGACTGGGGCGAGGCCCGAGTCGGCTACCCCACGGTGAGCAGCTTCGAGGAGTTCTGCTACGAGCCCGAGACCCCGCTGCACGGCGACCTGATCGATTTCGCCTACCACCAGCGGGGCTGCGTGGCGATCGTCTGCGAGCTCTGGGACCTGTTCCGCCGGCTCGGACGGCCCGCTCCCGCGCGCTTCATCGACCACTACACGAGCTTCGACCGCGAGGCGCTGGAGGGGCTGGCCCGCTGGGACCTCAGCGAGAACCGGCGGCGGCTGTTCGGCGACTGGCGGCCGCTGGTGCACCCCCAGTTGGGGCAGGTGGAGGTCGGCGGCCTGGACCCGGTCTGCGGGCTCTGGAATCCGCCCCCCGAGGCGCTGCCCGGGCTCTGCGACGCCCTGGTCGCCTACTGGCTGCGGGTGGCCGCCATGCTGCCGCGGCTGGTGATCGAGCACCTGAACCTGACCCCGCTGGGGCCCCGTCAGCACCTGCTGGAGCTGACGGCCGCCAATCACGGCTACCTGCCGACGCATGGCGTGCAGGCGGCGCGCAAGCGGCCCTGGAACGGCGGCGTGGTGGCCTGGGCGAGCCCGCTGGGCTGCCGCCTGCACGTCTCCAGCCAGGCCCGCCAGGAACTGGGCCACCTCGACGGCTGG
- a CDS encoding O-methyltransferase — MHEPGTLSAVKAELEAFGAANDQAVGEGHERMLNITPATGEFLGVLVRATGARQILEVGTSNGYSTLWLAEAALATGGRVTTVEWATDKWVKAGENFAAAGVDGVIESLHADAEKVLERQDEASLDLIFLDADRARYPGWWPMLRRVLCPGGLLVMDNATSHAEQVAPFVALVEDDPAFVSSLVPVGKGELLATRVPSP, encoded by the coding sequence ATGCACGAACCCGGAACCCTGTCGGCCGTGAAGGCCGAGCTGGAGGCCTTCGGCGCGGCCAACGACCAGGCCGTCGGCGAGGGTCACGAGCGAATGCTCAACATCACGCCGGCCACCGGCGAATTCCTCGGTGTGCTGGTCCGGGCCACTGGCGCCCGGCAGATCCTCGAGGTCGGCACCTCCAACGGCTACTCCACCCTATGGCTCGCCGAGGCGGCACTGGCCACCGGCGGTCGGGTCACCACCGTGGAGTGGGCCACCGACAAGTGGGTGAAGGCCGGGGAGAACTTCGCGGCCGCCGGCGTGGACGGGGTGATCGAGTCCCTGCATGCCGATGCCGAGAAGGTGCTCGAACGCCAGGACGAGGCCTCGCTGGACCTGATCTTCCTCGACGCCGACCGTGCCCGCTATCCGGGGTGGTGGCCGATGCTGCGGCGCGTGTTGTGCCCGGGGGGGCTGCTGGTGATGGACAACGCCACCTCCCATGCCGAGCAGGTCGCGCCCTTCGTCGCGCTGGTGGAGGACGACCCGGCCTTCGTCTCCAGCCTGGTCCCGGTGGGCAAGGGCGAGTTGCTGGCCACCCGGGTCCCCTCGCCTTGA
- a CDS encoding selenium-binding family protein, whose translation MEPDTANGPNRETLSKRVYQGRVRPPITGWAATLALSVLASGAALADAGEASVPRETFLYVVAIDASEGEHPDMLALVGADPQQPATYGKIFEVRSLPEVGDNVHHWGYSLDQERLLIPGLFSDRFHVFDVAEDPRDPTLVRQEDGLRRESGYMAPHTVTPLEGGVALVSMLGADTPSSGPGGLVLIDDETAAFQRHFGPGPERAPNEGGPEYMYDIAMKPALDRLVTTTWGYPDDVLTHPYAPNGDSVAVWDLDEETVIQVVSLGEGAGATEADWLHAPESRYGYTIGTGGGAWLWEDEDGNGRLDFHQVLSGLGLPCDMTISSDDRYLFIANWFSDSIQQYDIRDPYAPALVGEAAVPHPCMMRLSPDDERLYVTNSVLSTLDADPEFGPRNDAYGIYLLEVDGQGGLSHVTEDGSAWADFTQVSREGATGPAGPHMVLFDPGVPIEAGHH comes from the coding sequence ATGGAACCCGACACCGCAAATGGCCCGAATCGCGAGACGCTGTCCAAGCGGGTGTACCAGGGTCGGGTCCGCCCGCCCATCACCGGCTGGGCCGCCACACTGGCCCTGAGCGTCCTGGCGAGCGGCGCGGCGCTGGCCGATGCGGGGGAGGCGAGCGTCCCGCGAGAAACCTTCCTCTATGTGGTCGCCATCGACGCCAGCGAGGGCGAGCATCCGGACATGCTCGCCCTGGTGGGCGCCGATCCGCAACAGCCGGCGACCTACGGGAAGATCTTCGAGGTCCGCTCGCTGCCCGAGGTGGGGGACAACGTCCACCATTGGGGCTACTCGCTGGACCAGGAACGGCTGCTGATCCCGGGGCTGTTCTCCGATCGCTTCCATGTCTTCGACGTGGCCGAGGATCCCCGCGATCCCACCCTGGTTCGCCAGGAGGATGGGCTGCGCCGGGAGAGCGGCTATATGGCCCCACATACGGTCACCCCCCTCGAGGGAGGGGTGGCCCTGGTATCGATGCTTGGCGCCGACACCCCCAGCAGCGGACCCGGGGGCCTGGTGCTGATCGACGACGAGACCGCGGCATTCCAGCGGCACTTCGGGCCGGGCCCCGAGCGGGCGCCCAACGAGGGCGGCCCGGAGTACATGTACGATATCGCCATGAAGCCGGCCCTCGACCGCCTTGTGACCACCACCTGGGGCTACCCGGACGACGTGCTGACGCATCCCTATGCCCCCAACGGCGACAGCGTGGCCGTCTGGGACCTGGACGAGGAGACGGTCATCCAGGTGGTGAGCCTGGGCGAGGGGGCGGGCGCCACGGAGGCCGACTGGCTGCATGCGCCGGAGTCCCGCTACGGCTATACCATCGGCACCGGCGGCGGCGCCTGGCTGTGGGAAGACGAGGATGGCAACGGGCGCCTGGACTTTCACCAGGTGCTGAGCGGCCTGGGATTGCCCTGCGACATGACGATCTCCTCCGACGATCGTTACCTGTTCATCGCCAACTGGTTCAGCGACAGCATCCAGCAGTACGATATCCGCGATCCCTATGCGCCCGCCCTGGTGGGCGAGGCCGCGGTACCGCATCCCTGCATGATGCGCCTGAGCCCGGATGACGAGCGGCTCTATGTCACCAACTCGGTGCTCAGCACCCTGGACGCCGACCCCGAGTTCGGCCCGCGCAACGACGCCTACGGCATCTACCTGCTCGAGGTGGATGGCCAGGGCGGGCTGTCGCATGTCACGGAGGACGGCAGCGCCTGGGCGGACTTCACCCAGGTGTCCCGGGAGGGCGCTACCGGGCCGGCGGGGCCGCACATGGTCCTGTTCGATCCCGGCGTGCCGATCGAGGCCGGGCACCACTGA
- a CDS encoding thiol-disulfide oxidoreductase DCC family protein produces the protein MTDQSTVKVYYDAVCPICRRERRRYERLAGGSPDVEWVDVTSHEAHLRERGIDPRDALHSLYVEDEQGRLCDGLDAYILLMRRVPVLRPLAWLIGLPGLKPLLARGYRHWVRRRLAREGRLD, from the coding sequence ATGACCGACCAGTCCACCGTGAAGGTCTACTACGACGCCGTCTGCCCCATCTGCCGGCGCGAGCGGCGCCGCTACGAGCGGCTGGCCGGCGGGTCACCCGACGTGGAGTGGGTCGACGTCACGAGCCACGAGGCCCACCTGCGCGAGCGGGGCATCGACCCGCGCGACGCCCTGCATTCGCTGTATGTCGAGGATGAGCAGGGACGGCTGTGTGACGGCCTGGATGCCTATATCCTGCTGATGCGCCGCGTGCCCGTGCTCAGGCCCCTGGCCTGGCTGATCGGCCTGCCGGGCCTCAAGCCCCTGCTGGCCCGGGGCTATCGCCACTGGGTCCGGCGTCGCCTGGCCCGGGAGGGCCGGCTGGACTGA
- a CDS encoding MAPEG family protein, producing the protein MPLILQVLFVVSLLPILLAWIGALYRVRQLGRLDNHHPRAQQARLTGVGARVNAAQANAWESLAVFAAVCVIAVGSGLDLEGLDGAAWLFLACRLLHPLLYAANLAWWRSGVYAAGMAACLYIVWRAASQGTGSTVVLLG; encoded by the coding sequence ATGCCCCTTATCCTGCAGGTCCTGTTCGTCGTCTCGCTGCTGCCGATCCTGCTGGCCTGGATCGGCGCCCTGTATCGTGTGCGCCAACTCGGGCGGCTCGACAACCACCATCCGCGGGCCCAGCAGGCGCGCCTCACGGGCGTGGGCGCCCGGGTGAATGCCGCCCAGGCCAACGCCTGGGAGTCGCTGGCGGTGTTTGCCGCGGTCTGCGTCATCGCCGTCGGCAGCGGGCTGGACCTCGAGGGCCTCGACGGGGCGGCGTGGCTGTTCCTGGCTTGTCGACTGCTGCATCCGTTGCTCTATGCGGCCAACCTCGCCTGGTGGCGCTCCGGTGTCTATGCGGCCGGCATGGCCGCCTGCCTCTACATCGTCTGGCGGGCGGCGAGCCAGGGCACGGGCAGCACGGTCGTCCTCCTGGGGTAG
- a CDS encoding LysR family transcriptional regulator encodes MDTLRAIESFVKAVEAGSIAAGAKRLGISPAAASQGIARLEASLGVRLLTRTTRSMSLTDSGALYYQRVRHIARDIERAHDAISSLQAEPRGRLRVASTAAFGRHVLAPLMPGFNARFPHLSLEIVTTDRSVDHIREHLDVSIRFTPQLEEGLVARRIASLPFLFCASPAYLAKAGHPRAPEELRQHDCLAFRFPRDGRFMSWGFIRDGVRFEPDVKAAMISDDIDVLTQMALAGGGITRLADFIARPHIDQGRLVPLFEDPGSDGVHAVSEPMDIYLCVRDRHEFTPKVKAFMDYLVEQMPPRWRPR; translated from the coding sequence ATGGATACCCTGCGCGCCATCGAAAGCTTCGTGAAGGCCGTGGAGGCCGGCAGCATCGCCGCCGGCGCCAAGCGGCTGGGCATCAGCCCCGCCGCGGCCAGCCAGGGCATCGCCCGCCTGGAGGCCTCGCTGGGGGTGCGGCTGCTGACGCGCACCACGCGGAGCATGTCGCTGACCGACAGCGGGGCGCTCTACTACCAGCGCGTCAGGCATATCGCCCGGGACATCGAACGGGCCCATGACGCCATCTCCTCGCTGCAGGCGGAACCGCGCGGCCGCCTGCGGGTCGCCTCCACCGCCGCCTTCGGCCGCCATGTCCTGGCACCGCTGATGCCGGGGTTCAACGCTCGCTTCCCGCACCTTTCCCTGGAGATCGTCACCACCGACCGCAGCGTCGACCATATCCGCGAGCACCTCGACGTCAGCATCCGCTTCACGCCCCAGCTGGAGGAAGGCCTGGTGGCCCGGCGCATCGCCTCCCTGCCCTTCCTGTTCTGCGCCTCGCCGGCCTACCTGGCGAAGGCGGGGCATCCCCGGGCACCGGAGGAACTCCGCCAGCACGACTGCCTGGCCTTCCGCTTCCCGCGGGATGGCCGCTTCATGAGCTGGGGCTTCATTCGCGACGGGGTGCGCTTCGAGCCGGACGTCAAGGCCGCCATGATCAGCGACGACATCGACGTGCTGACCCAGATGGCCCTCGCCGGGGGCGGCATCACCCGCCTGGCCGACTTCATCGCCCGGCCCCATATCGACCAGGGGCGCCTGGTGCCGCTGTTCGAGGACCCCGGCAGCGACGGGGTCCACGCCGTGTCGGAACCCATGGATATCTACCTGTGCGTCAGGGATCGCCACGAGTTCACCCCCAAGGTGAAGGCCTTCATGGACTACCTGGTCGAGCAAATGCCGCCTCGCTGGCGACCACGCTAG
- a CDS encoding DUF2798 domain-containing protein, whose amino-acid sequence MTTTTRRQGTASRDSGKRRAGLPRRLAPLVFAFYMSALMTLLMSLVITAVNGGVGPDYLAAVARAYVRAMPVAFAGVLMVRPLVSRLVAWTIAEERDR is encoded by the coding sequence ATGACAACGACGACCCGGCGCCAGGGGACGGCGTCACGCGACTCGGGCAAACGTCGCGCTGGGCTGCCGCGGCGTCTCGCCCCGCTGGTCTTTGCCTTCTACATGTCGGCGCTGATGACGCTGTTGATGAGCCTGGTGATCACGGCGGTGAACGGGGGCGTGGGCCCCGACTATCTGGCGGCCGTGGCCCGGGCCTATGTGCGGGCCATGCCGGTGGCCTTCGCCGGGGTGCTGATGGTCAGGCCGCTGGTGAGCCGACTGGTGGCCTGGACGATCGCCGAGGAGCGGGACCGTTAA
- a CDS encoding NADPH-dependent FMN reductase, protein MTERPSPRILVFAGSSREASFNKRLARLAAERIEAHGGRPTFIDLNDYPMPLYNGDLETAEGLPERAVTLRGVLAEHQGLMIASPEYNGFITPLLKNTIDWLTRPHEGESGLALFQGRLAAVVSASPGGLGGIRSLALIRQLLGNIGVTVLPDQLAVARAGDAFGENGQLASDAHRDKLDAICRRLVEDLQRLQRH, encoded by the coding sequence ATGACCGAGCGACCATCCCCCCGTATCCTGGTCTTCGCCGGCAGCAGCCGGGAGGCCTCGTTCAACAAGCGCCTGGCGCGGCTCGCCGCCGAGCGCATCGAGGCTCACGGCGGCAGGCCGACCTTCATCGACCTGAACGACTACCCCATGCCGCTGTACAACGGCGACCTGGAGACCGCCGAGGGCCTGCCCGAGAGGGCCGTGACCCTGCGCGGGGTGCTCGCCGAACACCAGGGGCTGATGATCGCCTCACCGGAATACAACGGCTTCATCACCCCGCTGCTCAAGAACACCATCGACTGGCTCACCCGCCCCCATGAGGGCGAGAGCGGCCTGGCGCTGTTCCAGGGACGCCTCGCCGCGGTGGTCTCCGCCTCGCCGGGCGGTCTCGGCGGCATCCGCAGCCTGGCGCTGATTCGCCAGCTGCTCGGCAATATCGGTGTCACGGTGCTGCCGGACCAGCTGGCCGTGGCCCGGGCGGGAGATGCCTTCGGCGAAAATGGCCAGCTGGCAAGCGATGCCCATCGCGACAAGCTGGACGCCATCTGCCGACGGCTGGTGGAGGACCTGCAGCGCCTGCAGAGACACTGA
- a CDS encoding VIT1/CCC1 transporter family protein, which translates to MKRSKQQALKEHHDPEAIRRRLEAPSRAQSTPDAILGAIDGCVTTFAVVSGAFGAGFSARVALVLGFANLLADGFSMAISNYEAVQAQREGVERAREREREHIDLVPEGEREEIRQIYARKGFEGEVLQQVVETISRDREVWVETMLTEEHGLQRVALSPWRSALVTFLAFLVVGAMPLVPYALPGILPLHRFLASLAVAAFMFLLIGMLKSLVYQRPVWQSGLRTLLMGGAAAGLAFLTGYLAQAWFGVAL; encoded by the coding sequence ATGAAGCGCAGCAAGCAGCAGGCGCTGAAGGAGCACCACGACCCCGAGGCGATCCGCCGTCGACTCGAGGCACCGTCCCGTGCCCAGAGCACGCCGGATGCCATCCTGGGGGCCATCGACGGTTGCGTGACCACCTTCGCGGTGGTCTCGGGAGCCTTCGGCGCCGGCTTCTCGGCCCGCGTGGCGCTGGTGCTGGGCTTCGCCAACCTGCTGGCCGACGGCTTCAGCATGGCGATCAGCAACTACGAGGCGGTCCAGGCGCAGCGCGAGGGCGTGGAGCGCGCCCGGGAGCGCGAGCGCGAGCATATCGACCTGGTGCCCGAGGGCGAGCGGGAGGAGATCCGCCAGATCTATGCCCGCAAGGGCTTCGAGGGGGAGGTCCTGCAGCAGGTGGTGGAGACCATCAGCCGCGACCGGGAGGTATGGGTGGAGACCATGCTCACCGAGGAGCATGGCCTGCAGCGCGTCGCGCTGAGCCCGTGGCGCTCGGCGCTGGTGACCTTCCTGGCCTTCCTGGTGGTGGGGGCGATGCCCCTGGTGCCCTATGCATTGCCCGGTATCCTGCCCCTGCACCGCTTCCTCGCCAGCCTGGCGGTCGCCGCCTTCATGTTCCTGCTGATCGGCATGCTCAAGAGCCTGGTCTACCAGCGGCCGGTGTGGCAGTCGGGGCTGCGCACGCTGCTCATGGGGGGCGCGGCGGCGGGCCTGGCGTTCCTCACCGGCTATCTGGCACAGGCCTGGTTCGGCGTGGCGCTCTGA
- a CDS encoding histone deacetylase has protein sequence MADQTKVIAFYDERMLLHQPNIDVPFLPNRMDRRIRQLLAGLSIPWKYPEHPARLTAIRELLEREPIPGLVFEAGREASHEQLARVHTTSFLSDIFSLEGANTWLDVDTTAVSPGSIEAARVAAGTAIAAVEAVVEGRAESAFALVRPPGHHAEPVRARGFCLFNNVAVAAAHAQSELGCERVLIVDWDAHHGNGTQEIFWASPDVMLFDIHRAAPFYPGSGRLEEIGAGIGEGTTVNVPVPGGTGDEAYLTAFREILAPAADWFQPDLILVSAGFDAHWQDLALNVSYDGFGAMTGLLQALARRHCKGRLAFVLEGGYNLESVARGAHSVLSVLAGTPPPEPGSRGLSEVQAAAAFHRDAFIIDSDAGGGAPQ, from the coding sequence GTGGCCGACCAGACCAAAGTAATCGCCTTCTACGATGAACGAATGCTGTTGCATCAGCCGAATATCGATGTTCCTTTTCTGCCCAACCGCATGGATCGCCGTATCCGCCAGCTGCTCGCCGGGCTCTCCATCCCCTGGAAATACCCGGAGCACCCCGCACGCCTCACGGCGATCCGCGAGCTGCTCGAGAGGGAGCCAATACCCGGCCTGGTCTTCGAGGCGGGCCGGGAGGCATCCCATGAGCAACTCGCCAGGGTGCACACGACCTCCTTCCTGAGCGATATCTTCAGCCTGGAGGGGGCCAATACCTGGCTTGACGTGGACACCACCGCGGTCTCGCCGGGCAGCATAGAGGCGGCTCGAGTGGCGGCGGGCACAGCCATCGCCGCCGTCGAAGCGGTGGTCGAAGGTCGCGCCGAGAGCGCCTTCGCCCTGGTGCGGCCACCCGGTCACCATGCCGAGCCGGTGCGCGCCCGGGGCTTCTGCCTGTTCAACAACGTGGCGGTAGCGGCCGCCCACGCCCAGTCGGAACTGGGATGTGAGCGGGTGTTGATCGTCGACTGGGATGCCCATCACGGCAACGGCACCCAGGAGATCTTCTGGGCCTCCCCGGACGTGATGCTGTTCGATATCCACCGGGCCGCGCCCTTCTATCCGGGGTCGGGCCGGCTCGAGGAGATCGGTGCCGGCATCGGCGAGGGCACCACCGTGAACGTGCCGGTACCCGGCGGTACCGGTGACGAAGCCTACCTGACGGCGTTCCGAGAGATCCTGGCACCGGCGGCGGACTGGTTCCAACCCGACCTGATCCTGGTCTCGGCAGGGTTCGACGCCCATTGGCAGGACCTGGCCCTCAATGTTTCCTACGACGGTTTCGGGGCCATGACCGGCCTCCTCCAGGCTCTGGCACGCCGCCACTGCAAGGGGCGCCTGGCCTTCGTGCTGGAAGGAGGCTACAACCTTGAATCGGTGGCACGGGGAGCCCATAGCGTGCTCTCCGTGCTCGCCGGAACGCCTCCCCCCGAACCCGGCAGCCGAGGCCTCTCCGAGGTGCAGGCCGCAGCGGCCTTCCATCGCGACGCCTTCATCATCGACAGCGATGCCGGTGGCGGTGCTCCCCAATGA
- a CDS encoding nucleoside deaminase — MEHFMKAALNEARDGLAEGGIPIGSVLVHQGVILGRGHNRRVQLGSAVLHGEMDALDNAGRQPAAIYRDSTLYTTLSPCAMCTGAILLYGIPRVVIGENRTFLGEEALLRERGVEVEVLQDPECIALMERFIATSPELWHEDIGE, encoded by the coding sequence ATGGAACACTTCATGAAGGCCGCCCTGAACGAGGCGCGCGATGGCCTCGCGGAGGGGGGCATTCCGATCGGCTCCGTCCTGGTGCACCAGGGAGTGATCCTCGGCAGAGGCCACAACCGCCGCGTGCAACTGGGCAGTGCGGTGCTGCACGGCGAGATGGATGCCCTGGACAACGCCGGCCGGCAGCCGGCGGCGATCTATCGCGATTCGACCCTCTACACCACGCTCTCGCCCTGCGCGATGTGCACGGGCGCCATCCTGCTCTACGGCATTCCCCGGGTGGTGATCGGCGAGAACCGCACCTTCCTGGGCGAGGAGGCCCTGCTGCGGGAGCGCGGCGTCGAGGTCGAGGTGCTGCAGGATCCGGAGTGCATCGCGTTGATGGAGCGCTTCATCGCCACCTCCCCCGAGCTGTGGCACGAGGATATCGGCGAGTAG
- a CDS encoding CapA family protein, with protein MATSSDLSLWLTGDVMTGRGIDQILPHPGDPRLYEGYMDSAEGYVRLAETAHGPIPYPVDFAYVWGDALAALAEQAPDLRLINLETAVTTSEAAEPKGINYRMHPDNLPVLAAAGVDACALANNHVLDWGEAGLLETLEALEAAGLRHVGAGRERDEATAPLCLSTPAGRVRLLSLGLPNSGVPERWEATSSRPGINLLRRPGDAGVREVARRIRRRPPGELAIVSLHWGGNWGYALPAQHRAFAQRLIDDAGVDLMWGHSSHHPLGIEVHHGKLILYGCGDLINDYEGIGGHESYRGDLVLLYFPVLCHADGRLQSLTMVPMRLHRFRLERADEEATRWLCRVLDRESRPLGARVRLDKRERLVLDWPGSGE; from the coding sequence ATGGCGACCTCGTCCGACCTCAGCCTGTGGCTGACCGGTGATGTGATGACCGGGCGCGGCATCGATCAGATCCTGCCCCACCCCGGGGATCCCCGACTGTACGAAGGCTACATGGATTCGGCCGAGGGCTATGTGCGCCTGGCCGAGACGGCCCATGGGCCCATCCCCTATCCGGTCGACTTCGCCTATGTGTGGGGCGATGCCCTGGCGGCATTGGCCGAACAGGCCCCGGACCTGCGGTTGATCAACCTGGAGACCGCGGTCACCACCAGCGAGGCCGCCGAGCCCAAGGGCATCAACTACCGCATGCACCCCGATAACCTGCCGGTACTGGCGGCGGCGGGCGTGGATGCCTGCGCCCTGGCCAACAACCACGTGCTGGACTGGGGAGAGGCCGGCCTGCTGGAGACCCTCGAGGCCCTGGAGGCGGCGGGCCTGCGGCATGTCGGTGCCGGGCGGGAGCGCGACGAGGCCACGGCGCCACTCTGCCTGTCGACGCCAGCTGGGCGGGTGCGCCTGCTGTCCCTGGGCCTGCCGAACAGTGGCGTGCCGGAGCGCTGGGAGGCCACCTCCTCTCGGCCCGGGATCAACCTGCTGCGGCGTCCGGGCGATGCCGGCGTTCGCGAGGTGGCTCGCCGGATCCGGCGGCGTCCGCCGGGGGAACTGGCCATCGTTTCCCTGCACTGGGGCGGCAACTGGGGCTATGCCCTCCCGGCCCAGCACCGCGCCTTCGCCCAGCGGCTGATCGACGACGCCGGCGTCGACCTGATGTGGGGGCACTCCTCCCACCATCCACTGGGCATCGAGGTCCACCATGGCAAGCTCATCCTCTACGGCTGCGGTGACCTGATCAACGACTATGAGGGCATCGGCGGGCACGAGAGCTACCGGGGCGATCTGGTGCTGCTGTATTTCCCCGTGCTGTGTCATGCCGATGGCCGACTGCAATCGCTGACCATGGTGCCCATGCGGCTGCACCGCTTCCGCCTCGAGCGGGCCGACGAGGAGGCGACGCGCTGGCTGTGCCGGGTGCTCGACCGGGAAAGCCGTCCCCTGGGCGCCCGGGTTCGGCTCGACAAGCGGGAGCGACTGGTGCTGGACTGGCCGGGGAGCGGCGAGTGA
- a CDS encoding 2-dehydropantoate 2-reductase encodes MRFAIMGSGGVGGYFGARLAEAGEDVTFIARGEHLAAIRRDGLRVVSIKGDVAIAPASATDDPAEIGVVDVVLLAVKAWQVPTAAEAIRPLVGPDTLVLPLENGVEAADILSEVLGETAVLDGLCGILAWREAPGLIRHAGVDPFVRFGTRLPAQRAGAERLKASFDRAIGVHAEMPEDIEVAVWSKFLFICAMSGIGAITRAPLGVTRQLPETRELIERILAEIETVARARGVALPADAVERALTFIDELPAQSTASMQRDIMEGRPSELEAQNGAVVRLGRAAGVATPVNAMIHAALLPQENSARGAKAETW; translated from the coding sequence ATGAGATTCGCAATCATGGGAAGCGGCGGCGTGGGGGGCTACTTCGGTGCCCGCTTGGCCGAGGCCGGCGAGGATGTCACCTTCATCGCCCGCGGCGAGCACCTGGCGGCGATCCGCCGTGACGGCCTGCGGGTCGTCAGCATCAAGGGGGATGTCGCCATCGCCCCGGCCAGCGCCACCGACGACCCGGCCGAGATCGGCGTGGTCGACGTGGTGCTCCTGGCGGTCAAGGCCTGGCAGGTGCCGACCGCCGCCGAGGCCATCCGCCCGCTGGTCGGTCCGGATACCCTGGTGCTGCCCCTGGAGAACGGCGTGGAGGCCGCCGATATCCTGAGCGAGGTGCTCGGCGAGACGGCGGTCCTGGACGGCCTGTGCGGCATCCTCGCCTGGCGGGAGGCACCGGGGCTGATCCGCCATGCCGGGGTCGACCCCTTCGTGCGCTTCGGGACACGCCTGCCCGCGCAACGGGCCGGCGCCGAGCGCCTCAAGGCCAGCTTCGACCGCGCCATCGGCGTCCACGCCGAGATGCCCGAGGACATCGAGGTGGCGGTATGGAGCAAGTTCCTGTTCATCTGTGCCATGAGCGGCATCGGCGCCATCACCCGCGCCCCGCTGGGGGTGACCCGCCAGCTGCCGGAGACTCGCGAGCTGATCGAGCGGATCCTCGCCGAGATCGAGACGGTGGCCCGGGCCCGTGGCGTGGCCCTGCCGGCGGATGCCGTCGAGCGGGCCCTGACCTTCATCGACGAGTTGCCGGCCCAGAGCACCGCCTCCATGCAGCGCGACATCATGGAGGGGCGCCCCTCGGAGCTGGAAGCCCAGAACGGTGCCGTGGTGCGCCTGGGTCGGGCCGCCGGGGTGGCGACCCCGGTCAATGCCATGATCCATGCCGCCCTGCTGCCCCAGGAGAACTCCGCCCGCGGCGCCAAGGCCGAGACCTGGTAG